The region GCCCTATTCAGCCTTGCCCTTCTACTTCTAATACTGTATCCCAAACTGCTGGAGCGCTTACAGCGGTTCTTGCACCGTTTCCCCGGTGCAGCCCGGTTTCTGGAAGGTTTCAGTGCCCACGGCCTGCGCTTGAGGCGCCGGTCGGACCTGCTGCTGGCGGCGCTGGGATGGTCCGTCGTCTTTCAAGGCTGTGTCGTGATGGTGAACTACTGCTTGTTTCGCGCCCTGGATATCCCCGGGGTGACTTTACTGGAAGCTTGTGTCCTGATCCCGGCCACTTCCGTGGCGGCCATGATCCCCTTGGGGATCAACGGGTACGGCACCCGGGAGGGAGCCTATGTGGCCCTCTTCTCTTCCCTAGGAGTGTCCCGGGAGGGAGCTCTTACCGTTTCCGTCTTATTTGCCGTGCTGGTCAGCCTGACCAGTTTGTGGGGCGGGTGGATCTGGTTGAGAAAAGGACAGGAGAAGGAATGGGAAGATGAAAGAATTGATGGAGGAGAAAGCGGCCGGTTGGTTTACAAAAGGATATAACTGCTGCCAAAGCATCCTGCTGGCCGCCCATGAGACGTATTCTTTAGAAATCAGCCCCGGT is a window of Clostridia bacterium DNA encoding:
- a CDS encoding flippase-like domain-containing protein, with the protein product MGAPGARKKYLTLLKVIISAGLLFWLFRSIEWQHVADLLAGAKIPWLAAALGWIVVSVAVSAYKWQLLNRAAGLATPYRVLWQSYWACLFLNNFLPSSIGGDAVRIYWTGKYVGDMAGSAATVVAERILATAGLSLLALLAWPFSRLDVPYLAAFFAVLALFSLALLLLILYPKLLERLQRFLHRFPGAARFLEGFSAHGLRLRRRSDLLLAALGWSVVFQGCVVMVNYCLFRALDIPGVTLLEACVLIPATSVAAMIPLGINGYGTREGAYVALFSSLGVSREGALTVSVLFAVLVSLTSLWGGWIWLRKGQEKEWEDERIDGGESGRLVYKRI